Genomic segment of Caldanaerobius polysaccharolyticus DSM 13641:
ATCTCCTTGCTCAAAACACCTGTCGCAAAGATCGTCAATTCCCCTGCCAATGGTCGTTATCGCCACAACCATCCAATCAGCGCCTTCTAAATTTCTTACGATATAATCCCCTTTAAACCTATACCGGCCTTTGATCCAAACAGCCTTCTCCCGATGATCCACTTCAAAAGGCAATTTATCGTAAACTACCATAGGCTTAATAAAAGGCATACAAGAGGATATGGCTTCATCTACCTCCTGCAGGGCGTCCTGAGAAACGCCTTCCCTCCCTACATACCCCATATTCCTCAGAACGACACTTCTCTTTATTTTAACCGCAATACTGCTTTCAACAGGCATGTTATTTATCTCTCCCCTACATTAATAATATCAATCCCGTGTAAGCATATCTTTTAATTTATTATGATTTTTTTCAATTTTTTATTTCGGCATGAATTTTTAAAATCCTCTTGCGCTTTGATAGAAATCGTGTTAATATCGTATTAGATTGCAACACGACGATAAAGCCACGGGAACGCAGGTACAATTGCTTGCCGTGGCTTTTTTGTGCCCGACACATACAAGGGGGTCTACAATTTATGCCTTATAAGAAAATGATATCCTACCTGCTTAAGCAAAAGTACGCTGTATTGCTCCCCGTGCTTTCCATAGCTTTAACCGTGGGCCTGGACCTTTACAACCCATACTTTTCTGAAGTCCTAATAGATAAGGTTATCATGGGGCATAGGATGGATTTGCTAAACAGGATACTGGCGACACTGATAGCCATCAACGTAGTCCGCGGCGTGCTGATGTACCTAAGGTCATATTGCCTGGAGGCTGTGTCAGAAAACACCATACTGGACTTAAAATACGACCTCTTTAAACACATACAGTCATTACCCTTTAATTTCTTTGACAACACAGAGACAGGAGAACTCATGTCCAGGATGACTAATGACATGGACAACATCAAAGCAGTCATAGCCTATGGTGCCAGCATACTCATAGAATGCATCTTATACCTTATGTCAGCCTTTATAGTTTTGCTCCATATAAACGCAACGCTCACATTAATTTCTATAGCAGCACTCCCTTTTGTCGCCTATCTAGCCTTTCGCTTTGAAAAGCTCATAGACAGGGTGTACGGCAAAATCAGCGATCAGGCAGCAAAGCTCAACACCACCGCAGAGCAAAACATAGCAGGCATCAGGGTAGTTCACGCCTTTGGCAGGTGGAATTACGAAAGAGAAAAGTTCCGCAGGGAAAACCAAGCCTTTCTCCAGCTCAATATAGAGGAAACAGAGATTTGGGCCAGGTATCTTCCTGTAATAGATTTTCTAAGCGGGCTAAGCATCGTGTTAATGGTATACGCAGGTGGAATTATGGTAATGAGAAAGGTTATAACCATAGGTGAGCTGGTGGCGTTTTACGGCTATATATGGATGCTCATATGGCCCGTGAGAAACATGGGATGGCTCATCAACCTGATGGCGCAGGCCAAGGCCTCTGCCGCCAAGATCATGGCTATATTTGACGTAAAACCCGAGGTAGTAGTGAACAGAGATTCGGTAATTTTGAAGGACGTCAAAGGGCATGTGGTCTTTAAAGATGTGTGTTATAAAAAAGATGGGAGAAATATATTGGAAGGGATAAACATCGATGCAAGGCCAGGAGCAAAAATAGCCATAATGGGAGCCACAGGTGCCGGGAAAACCACCATAATAAACCTCATAGGCAGGTACTATGAGCTCACATCAGGGGAAATAACCGTGGACGGCGTAAATATAAAGGATATGGACCTGAAAAACCTGAGGGAATCCATAGGTATTGTTATGCAGGATACATTTCTGTTCTCAGATACCGTCGCTGAAAATATCGCTTTTGGCAGGCCTGATGCCTCTATGGAGGAAATCGTAAAGGCAGCGAAAATAGCCGGTGCCCACGACTTCATCGTAAATATGCCCGAGGGATATAACACCGTGATAGGGGAAAGGGGTATAGGCTTATCAGGAGGACAGAAGCAGAGGATAGCCATCGCCAGGGCTATTCTCAAAGACCCTCGGATATTGATACTGGACGATGCCACATCGGCTGTGGATATGTACACAGAAAAGGAGATCATAGAGGCGTTAAAAGCCGCTATGAAGGGTCGGACCACATTTATGATCGCCCACAGGGTATCATCGGTAAAAGACGCAGATGAAATAATCGTACTAGATGGAGGCAGGATCGTAGAGCGAGGCAATCACAAAGAGCTCATGGGCAAAAAGGGACGATACTTTTCTCTATACACCCAGCAATACAAGGCCTTTGACTTTATTGGCGGGGAGGTGATGTAAATGGCAAAAGATAGGCTGTTAGATGACGAGGTGCTGGAAAAACCCTTTAATCGAGAGACTTTTGTAAGGATAACAGGGTACTTAAGACCTTATTTAAAATCCATCGCTTTAATTCTATCACTAATAGGGATAACATCGGCTATAGGCCTTTTAAATCCGTACCTCATGAAGTTGTCTATAGACAATTATATATCAAAAGGCAATTTAAAGGGCCTTATGGTCCTCGTGTTAATTTTTCTCGGCTTAAACGGCATTTCCCTGCTTTGTTCCAGATACCGGATAAGCCTGATGTCAAAGGTAGCTAAAAACATCCTTTATCAGATAAGGCAGGACCTGTTTTCTCACCTCCAGGACCTATCCATCGACTTTTTTGAGAGCAGACCTGTTGGCAAAATCCTATCGAGGGTCATAGGCGACGTCAATTCGTTAAACGACGTAATAATAAACACGATAACGAGTATCGTG
This window contains:
- a CDS encoding ABC transporter ATP-binding protein, whose amino-acid sequence is MPYKKMISYLLKQKYAVLLPVLSIALTVGLDLYNPYFSEVLIDKVIMGHRMDLLNRILATLIAINVVRGVLMYLRSYCLEAVSENTILDLKYDLFKHIQSLPFNFFDNTETGELMSRMTNDMDNIKAVIAYGASILIECILYLMSAFIVLLHINATLTLISIAALPFVAYLAFRFEKLIDRVYGKISDQAAKLNTTAEQNIAGIRVVHAFGRWNYEREKFRRENQAFLQLNIEETEIWARYLPVIDFLSGLSIVLMVYAGGIMVMRKVITIGELVAFYGYIWMLIWPVRNMGWLINLMAQAKASAAKIMAIFDVKPEVVVNRDSVILKDVKGHVVFKDVCYKKDGRNILEGINIDARPGAKIAIMGATGAGKTTIINLIGRYYELTSGEITVDGVNIKDMDLKNLRESIGIVMQDTFLFSDTVAENIAFGRPDASMEEIVKAAKIAGAHDFIVNMPEGYNTVIGERGIGLSGGQKQRIAIARAILKDPRILILDDATSAVDMYTEKEIIEALKAAMKGRTTFMIAHRVSSVKDADEIIVLDGGRIVERGNHKELMGKKGRYFSLYTQQYKAFDFIGGEVM